The nucleotide window GATCACTTTAATAGATATTAATACCTATGGCTACCCACACTTGAATCATGTTTATGAGATGAAAGCCATAGGTATAACATCCACAATTGGCATAGGCATGTTAGCTAAATAGAGCGAAATTCTGGATCCAAACAAGCTTTCCATGTGACGCCTAGTCAATCATATGGGGACAACAGGGAACCTACCCCTGATTTTTACTTATAGCTCTCTGTTTCTTCTCTATTGAGATTCTATGCTTTATGTCAACTGAAATAGTTCACTCTAATCTTTGTTTGTATCTGGGATATCAAATAGATGAACTTTTCTTTCTCTGATAATTTAAAgaactttaattttaaaaatgaagaTTTGTATAAAATATTTAAGTAGATAATGTGATGTATTCCCAGGTGAACTTGCTGAGAGAATTTGGTGTCTCTACATCTTTCATGTTTGTCGCTCTCAAATAATTAATGGTGCATGTGGTGCTTGATAGCTGAAATTTGTTGTGCTGTTCTTCAATAAGGTTCGTTTTCTTTTCTATATCTATTGCTGAAAGTGGCATTTTCATTTTGTGTACTTGTAGTAAGAGCTATTTTGATCTAAATTTTTGTTGTTAAAGATCATGTTCAGCACTAACTGTATGTGGACCTTAGCTAGGATCTTAAAAGTGCAATCAAGAAAAATCAGTCTTCAAAATCAACAATACATAGATGTTAGTGGTCCACTATGTGAGATTAAAGGTTTTGAAAAGGTCCATTTTAATCTGTGAAACAAAGGATGTGAAATTTCACCTAGGgagaaattttttgaaaaaatgatGTAAAATACCAAACTTGGTATTGAAAATCGCTATATTCTCATAGCAGGAAGTTATCATTTTCTCTTTTTCGCAGAAATGTTGGTGAAACTTATTGTCGTGTACAGTAATATCGGTGGCTGTTTTTGTTACTAATTATTATCACCAAGCATCTGACCATCTATTATCTGCCCAATGAAGATATTGTCACATCTTTGTGGGCCTTCCTAACTCTCCATATAAAGTCAAAAGTATTTTCGTGGGGCAAATAATAGGGTCAAACTTAGGCACTAGAAGGGCGCTGCTTCTCTCTCGTTTCCTCCTTTCAGCACTAGAAGGGTCAGACTTTGCCATGGACGGCATAAACTTTTTAGTCATGTCCAACCTACTCTTAATCTCTCTTGTTTTCTAATTTCTTAGATTATTTGCAGCAAGTTCTCATGCGTAAACCAAGAGAAAAATCACAAATGATAAACGCTAGCAACTTTTTGGAAGGTTAATCACTTAATCCAGAAAGTGCCCATCTCAGACATCATATCACTAGTTCTTTCTCCAAGTTGAGACAATGGATGACCTAGGAATGATGGCAAAGCAAAGTGGAAAGAACATTAGGTGATAGTGGTTCTAATGTCAGACAAATGGCTAAGTGCCATCTAACATCTTAGACGGTGACATCTCTTGGTAGGGAATTAGATGCATGAAAGGCTCAGTTCATGCTTTCTTTGAAACTATATATCTTACTGTTCTTGTTGCTTTTAGATTTGCAGGCTCTCAACTTTGAGTGGATATAAAGTGATAAGTTAGCTTTAAAAGCCTAGAACTGAAAATTCTGAGAATGCAGATCGTGAAGAGGATTCAGATCTTGAAGTGGGAAAAGAAAATAGCAAACGATGAGCATGCAGTCAAACTTATCGAGGTAGAAAGAAGGCCGACTTTGTGTTGCTGCCCAAAATTATATGCATTGAAGCAGTTTGTTTTGAAGCTCAAGTCCCAGTGGAGGAAAGCTATGAGGTTGCGAAGAGGCAGCATGCAGTTCAGCTATGACTTCCACAGCTATTCTCTCAACTTTGATGATGGGTTTCCTCGAGAACGTGTAATACACTGAGTTCAGCACCATGAACTTTCGGTTCTGATCTCCAAATAAATCTTCGGTCGTTTGAGGGGCAACTTGATGTGTAGATAAAGGTTTTGCCATATTGTGTTTATTGGGTTTCCTGTTGGTCTCAACTGTTGTCTGCTGTCACTCCCACTGAATTTTTCTATGATATAACAGTGATAACTAGTTTTAGAATCTGTGATGGCATTATCTTCAAAAAATGTACCGACATTTTCCCCTCAACTGTAATTTTAAACGAGAAGGAAAATAGGAAAAGGGGAAAAAGAAGTGGAAAAACATGCCGTTTAGAAACATGCATTATTTACTGGCCAACCATCTGTTTTACTGTCAAAAAGGATAAAAGAGATGGGCATTTGGCCGTCTCCACCATCCCGTGCTTTTCCTCTTTTTATCGAGACATAATTCTACTTTTTGTTATATGTGGAGCTTGAGCTAGAATCCAAATTTACATGCCTCGCAAATTTTAAAAAGGTTCATTGTCTTTGATCTTATATTGGGTTAGCCCCCAGACATCAGATGTTGATATTCAAAGTTTCAAAAAAGTTCCACCTCGTGAAGCATAAAAGTGTAGTGTCACTATTATTACTAAAAACATCACCGTGCTTTATGGCAAGAATTGCGGGCGGCGTATTTTTATTCTTCTGGCCCTGAAATAATTGAGAGACCAGCAATCATACGGGGCATCCAAGAAAACAGTGAGGATGGATGTGCCTTCTAAACTGATCCATGCCAGCTGAGAATTAAATGGCATGACGTGGTAACAACGTGACTTAGGCACCATAATTTGACTCCCATAATCGCATTGGGTTTGTCCCTATATCCATTAACCCTCAACTAATTTACTATCTTCCATTTTAATAAATCATCATTCCATGTGATATTCCATAACTACATGACAGGATCATGGTTCCAGCCTAGAGTAAGTCCCCACCTCCCCATGTGATCTCTTTCCTTTTATTACCCACCATCAACGTTCCAATTTCATATCACTCTTCATTCCTCGCCTACTCTCTGCAAAAATGGCAAGGAAAATTGTGCTCATTCTGGCACTGACATGCCTCTGCATTGGGCTAGCAGCTGCTGACTGGAACATCTTGAACCCAATATGGAATATCAATGCAAGACAGGATAGCTTGAAAAACTACTGTGAAAGCTGGAGGATCAATGTGGAGCTCAACAACATAAGGGAGTTCGATGTAGTGCCCCAAGAATGCGTTGCTCACATCAAGAAGTACATGACTTCATCACAGTACGATGCCGACTGCCAGAGAGCTATCGAGGAAGTGACACTATACTTAAGCCGCTGTTGCTCTTTGAAAGGTGATGGCAAAGATGCATGGATTTTCGATGTTGATGATACACTCATCTCCACCATTCCTTACTTCAAGAAACATGGTTTTGGGTAAGTCTTAAATTTTCCATTCCTTCAAGTTTTGGTTACATATGAATCTGGTTGATTTGAAACTAAAAAACCAGGGGAGAGAAGGTGAACTCATCTTCTTTGGAGGCATGGATGGAAGAGAGCAAGGCACCAGCTCTCGACCACACATTCAAGCTCTTCCATGACATTAAAGATAGAGGGATGAAAATCTTTCTAGTCTCTTCAAGGAAAGAAACCCTTAGATCTCCTACAGTTGATAACCTCATTAATGTTGGATACCATGGATGGTCTAGGCTCTTCTTAAGGTATGCAATGCAACTTACCTGAGTTTTCATGGGTTTTTTCTCTGCACATTTCTCtttgattgatttttttttttgaattgaatGAATAAAGGGGTTTCGAAGATGAATACATGCATGTGGAACAATACAAGTCCCAAGTGAGGAAAACATTAATGGATCAAGGGTACCGCATATGGGGAATCGTTGGAGATCAATGGAGCAGCTTGAAGGGCTTGCCAGAAGCAAAGAGAACATTCAAGCTGCCAAATTCCATTTACTACATGTCTTAACTTCATCTGAATAAATTTTTATGCACCCATTTTCCCACCTCATGTGCTTTTGTATTTGCTTGCGGTTGTTTCCAGAAATCCAATTTAAAATATCAGTAAAAATATCTATATTTATCTTCTAATAGTTGGTCAGATACTGGATTTTATAAGCGTACAGATGAAACCAAAAAAAGAACATTGGAAGAAGAGACATTTAGAGCTTAATAGAAAATTCCCCAACTTTCAATCAATCAACATCGAAGCCTGGTGAATAAGAGCTACTTCAGAACGATAAACTCTGCCTGTTCAATCTATAGAGAAGCAGAAATGGCCGGCAATAAAATACAGTGTCTTATGTTCTATCCAAAGTTGTAGCGACTTTGCAAGGATATACGCAACTATGTTCCCCTGTCGATAAATATGTGTAAATTCAAGTAAAGCCAACGGGTAAGCATCCTTACTGCCTGAGATCAAAATCTTTATAGCCTTGATGCATTCAGTTTCCACAATAACTCTTTTTTTGTGGCCAAAGATTCCGTAATAACTAAGTGCAGTCCATTTCTCCAAGCTATTGTCAGACTAGAACAAATCCCAATGTTATGACAAAAGCCTATTATCCAACTTCCTTCACAATCTGTGATAGCACATCCTGCAGATGCCAACGAGGTAGTGCCATGACTTCTCCTTGACCCACCCTGGTGGTGGGGGTTGCCAACCCGTATTCTTCACTACAGAACTTCCCACGGACGGCAGGTTGGCCATAGAAGCTTAGATTGTTGTTGCCTAAGACCAGCTATGAGACTACATCGAAGCAGGAAGAGTGATCTTTGCTGGAAAATAACTTCATTGCGCTTCTTCCATATTCTCCAACAGAGAAGGCCACTCAAAATCAGGAAACTGAATGTTAAAAGCCTTCTGAAAATTGTCTAACTTCCACCCCCTCAGCCTCAGGCGTTGTAGAGAAAAACCTGTGATAATTTTGTGAGGATAGGAGTGACTCTCAACCACACTGCCTTAGTTGCACAGCAGTCATGTAAGCATGCGAAATTGACTTTACATAGTGCCCACATATGCTACACGACTCATACCCCTTCTACACCTTCCAAATTTGTCAAAAGGCGAAATTGGCCAACTCTCTGCGCCCCTTGTATTTCTAAACCAAATCCCATCGATCATCTGGTAATTGCCAAGAGCTTGCTGCCAAGCCCACGATAGGTAGGAattgttattttttaataaaaaattataattttaaatgttttataaattttgtttataattttttaaatttttaaaaagtgcACAAAATTGTTTAGCAAATACCATTAGTAGGTTGGATGAAACTTAACACTGACGGAAGTTTCTCTCATAAATCCTATGTTGCAATAAGGGGCGTTTCGAAAGCCTAGTTACTTGGCTTTACAATGATTGTTGACAAATCGGGAGTTTTTCAAACTGAGGCAAGGGCGACTTACTATTGCATGAAAGGAAGGTTTCAGACAGATTGAAGTGTAAAGTAATAATGCCATTCTGATTGATATTATTAGTAACTATTAATTATGTAATGGATAATAGCTTTTCAGAAATACGAACTTATCCATTCTCTACTTGTGCAAGGTTGATAAGTTAGATTTCGACATATTCCAAGGGAACAAAATAATGTTGCAAATTACTTTGTTAAGATGACTACTGGAGATTTAAATACGGTTTGCACTTTTAAAGAGCATCTATCGAGTATTTGAGCATTATTGTTGGTTGGTCTTCAGCTACTTGGAACCATGGAAAGTTTTCTTTAGAGCTATGTTGTAGTTTATTTCTACTGCTactttttttacaaaaaaaaaaaaaattgtgttaacaaagatatttgaattttccataaaaatgaccaaaattttttgattatttatgaaaataacCTACTTTAAAAATCATGTATGTAAATGACCCATTTTGAACAGTAAATTTTGATGTTATCGTTATCATTGACGGCACCATCCATCACAATCATTCAATGATTAGCCCAtggaattaaaaaataatttctttggGTGCCATCGTTGACATTTGTGACACCAATATAAATACACGTATCCACCTATTTAAAATACTTATATTCcttaaaaaagaaagaatttttttaATAGGTGCCGCCAATGTTTTTTCTAAGTAGTATTTTTGGTGTCATCGTTGctcaaataatattttttaaaaaataatttgaatttttttttgctaCGTTTTCATTGACAGTATCAGTtaacttaataaaaaaaattagttgttTAAAGCCTACAAATCCAATATAGCTTCAATTACAAGAAAGAAGCAAAACTGAAGAGAAGAGTAGAAGGGAAGCAGAAACAATGAATGAAGAATGAAGGTTCCAAGAGTGAAAGACACGTTGAATACTGTAACTTCTCTGAAACTTGAACTAGCTTGATCTTCcatgaaataatgaaaaaaagtcagaaaaagtgaaaaaaaaaacctagaaccgaaaaaaaaaaggaaattgaaACAAGGGAGAAAAAGAGGGGATGAATGCAACacagaaagaagaagaagaagaaaaagtaaagagaaaagaagttAAAGAAAGGGGAGGAAAATAGATGTACCTTgtgaagaaaagaaaatggagaaGTAAATGCCTTAATTACTTGTCAGTTGttagtaattataatttttttattaattaattttttcccTAACTTTTTAGCTTCTTCCTCACTTCTCTAACATCATTACCCCTCTCTCATCCCCCTATCATTAAATTTTTTCACCTTCATTTCTTTCTGATTTCGTTCTCTTTTTTATAGTTTCCTTTCATATTCTTTTctccttttttctcttttttcttctttaaagATTTAATAACCCAACTATAGATCTCATTTTGCGAGCAAGTCAAGGTCCCTTCATATGATTTGATTGATCCATTGCTTTCCGGTCTCCTTTCTTTGTTTCACTCGATTAACGATTATCTTTGTCATCGTTGCATTCACTACAAACCCTATCTCTTGATCCCAATTTTTTTCTAATTCATCTTCGCCTTAAAAAGAAAAATCAGACGGGTGCCATTGAAGGTAATGGCAGCACCAATTTTTTTTACCTGCCTCCACATTTTTTGACACaaaatcttttttaaaaaaaagaaaacataGGTGTTGCCAATGACAATAACGTCACctattaaaatattgtttttttccCGCAAAATACCAATATTTTTAAGTGACTGCACAAATACACATACTGGTGTCGTTAATGATAACGACGACACccaaaaaaattgttttttattAGACCAACCAATGATTAGCCCATTATGAAGGGTGGTGCCGCCAATGACAATGGTAGCATTGAGCTTTACTGTTCAAAACGAGTCATTTTCGTACATGATTTTGTAAGTGGATCATTTTCATATTTAATCAAACATTTTAGgtcatttttgaaaaaaaaggtcAAAATATTTGCACCATCCTGACATCTTCCTTAGTTTGGTCAGTCAATCAAATTCAAAGTTTAACACAAGTTATTAAAGTCTAGTGGACATTATGTGTAGTAGGAGAAGGTTCAAACGGAAGTCAAAAGTCAATTTATCACCACAGAAAAGCAAATAGTAATAAAGGTGATGAATAgaaggtaaaagtatcatggagatatttttattaagaattaaattgtaGTTTGCCTCTATTTAAAAAATGAGTAAACTAGTGTGATTGATAGAATAACCAATAACTCACGTTGACATACAATAATAAACTTTAAACAgtaaaaatggataaaatttgttttgctctttgatctaacatatgTACTTTTACTAAAAAATAGAGTTTTGAACAGAAACGTTGAATATTGCACTTTCAATGGTAAGTGATATTTGAGGAAGGAGAAAAGTAGAACCAGTGAACATTTGGTCCCCAAAATGAGGTCAATCCAGGACTACGCAATGGCAAATTACCTTTGCATCCGCAAAAATCCAATCTTCTTATTGGTTGTATGGGCTATTATACaatatacatatttcatatatgaTACAAAGCAAATGCAAgtattcttttatatgactagACCGGATTGAAATCTTACGTACTGTTTCAATCTTGTTTTATTTTTGGAAACTAATTAGCTTGTCAATGGTTATTGTTCCCAATGGCTGATCCAAGCAAGCTAGTGTTCTTGTTGACAGTTCTTGTGCCACGAATCACATGGTGGGTTGTGACTCCGGCAGGGATCTTATGCAGGATAAGCCTATGGTGATAACATATACAACTTCCCCTGCTACTTGGTTAGTAGGAGGTGGAAGTCATTGGTCTAGTAGATCCTTGAGAAGCAATTCAGTGTTGTTTGATAACAATGTTATTGATGACAGGGAGTTCAAAAGCTCCCCTGGGTACTTTCCCATCATGATCTCTAATGCCACCACTCCAAAGCTAAAAACATCGCATTTCGTGGTCACTCGCATTGTGAGCGCAAGCTCTGGAGGACAAGAAGTTAAAGCAACTCAACCattgtaataaaaaaataaaagcaacATTTAATTCTGCAACATAGAAGTAAGTAAATTGTTTACTAACCAGCTGCCATGTACCCATAAGAGCCAACAACCTTGGTCCAGTGAGATGAATTCAGATTCAACAACCTAGCAGTGCCAAAATCTGAAAGTCTTGGCTCATACTCTTCCTCAAGTAAAATGTTTTTCAATGATAGGTGGAGAGTAATCATGATGCAAGTAAGCAACTGCATGCGCCAACCCTTGCACTATTTTCACCCTTGTACCCCATCCTAGCTTTGTTTCCCTTTGTGCTCCATACAATACACTTCCCAAGCTACCCCTTTCAACACACTCATAAACCAAGTAGATGCGCCCTCCTCTAGAACAATATCCATACAACTTTATGATATTTCGATGCCTAGCTTCGGTTAACATATGAATCTCATTCTCAAAGCTCCTTTGATTTGTTTCTTGAATATCATCGGAACCTGACAAATTGAGTTTCTTAATTGCAACTACTTGACCCAAGGCTAATATTGCTCGGTAAACACATCTGAATCCTCCTTTACCAATGCAATACTTATCGGCAAACCCTTCTGTACTTTTTTCAATGTCACCAAATGTGAATTTTCCATCTCTTCCCTAAATGGTGGATTAAATTTTGGACTTTTTACTCTGTTCATCAAGAATATTTCTTTGTTTGTATATAGAAACACTCTAACAACAATTGCTGCTAGAATTAGTATACCACGGATAGGAAAAATAATTGGATTAAAAACCTTTTTGCTATTGGACTTTCTCTTTGTAGCACTTGAATTACAAGGAGTTAATCCTTCAACATCTCCACATAAGCCTAAATTTCCAACAAAAGCATTCCAAGTAGCATTATTGAATACTCCACTACTTAAAATCGAGCATGTTAACTCATTGTAGGAGAAATCAAATGAACTAAGACTGATCATGAAGGAAAATAAAGATGGCTTTCTGAGAGATCGTTAATGTAAAATGTTTAGAATCTTCAGTGATACAAGCTTCTCTAAGTCTTGAAGGATTGAGCCAGAGAGTGAATTGCTTCTGAGATCCAATGAGTACTGCAAAACTGATAAGCTACCTAGTTCACGTGGAATTTCACCAGATAACTTGTTTTGACTCAAGTTCAAGCTCAATAGTTTTTTTCAATTCTCGAGTTTCTCTAATATTCGTCCTATAAATTTGTTCCTAGATAGATCAAGATACTCTAGCATCACTAAATTGCCCACAGTCTGAGGGATGCGACCTCTAAGATGGTTCTGGCTCAAATTGAGATTGAACAACAAGCTCAAACCCCCCAATTCCAAAGGAATATCTCCAGTCAGCTCATTGGCTCCCAGGTTTAAAACACGTAACTAAGCCAACttcccaatgtaacaccccttacccgtatccaacaccgggacagagctcgaggcattaccagacttaaacattcataaacatataaaaccgggtcaccaaattttgcccaaaattaaaacttttagaacatatgctatgtaacaccccttacccgtgtttgatgccagaacagggtacgaggcattaccggacttaatcactaatcatcgtataaaaatcgattcataattaataacataatcaagactatctacattaaatgactttatacaatagagaccttcaaataacataggtcagtattttaagtcaattcctagcaacttaataacaattaaacaagtctccatacatgccaaagacttaaaatactttaaaacctttatatatcgatcaatagtttgatagtgtgatttaacctcaaagcgacctccaactcgagctaacatctcatgacactataggaaaaaggaaaggaagggagtaagcattatagcttagtaagtaagtatgtaaatattaataaacaatacattatcatactttaaacaaagtcacaacatgttcccggaatattaccatcacaaacacacatactttcactattacaatcataaacaagttcaaaataagctgtctagcagagtaccagcaactaaattatttatttctgaagatacagaactcaaaattacaaatcgttaattttacttgaaactatattcacatatattcttaccataaaatttttaaaatttttggtataaaatttttaaaatttttggtctagccaattagtatagtttattcattgaagttacccctgtttcactactcaactgttctgaccactctttacTACGAATAAATTTTCTCCTCTACAGAATTAAAaggatgttctcgtttatttcatttgaaactagactcattctgaaccagtctctcaaaaacttaaatatctcataatatagaattcctttgcttgctatgttttttttatatgaaaatagactcattaagctataatttgatatctcatttagtctctaattcaatttctactacttttggtaaatttttagattcacgtcactgcaactatctagaacaattttattgtcaattttgatctttcacccttcaattgtattcatcactttcccttaacaatctttccaatttccaatcacatatcgagcatatttctcataagttacacacgtatatacttacacttatcatcacaaagtcatacacaattttatttaatcaatttcccagttgaacgcttcggaataataacagatactcaatggtatcgcacacagcccacctttaaaatcgaagctctcttgcacacatagtggccttcacttagcaccactcatgtgacctagctcgattgtacacatattTTTGGCTcttttgtacacatggtgaacacttagtaccatcCATGtaacctagccagtttatctagtagctctcttgtctacatggtgtccttcacctggaaccacgcatgcgacctagctacatatatcccgtagctctcttgtctacatggtgtacacatagcatcacccatgcacctagctacatcataatgtctcgtagttttgtacacatgatgtgcactcaagaccatacatgtgacctagctacataccatcagatcatccaatctttccaaggttcaaccgggattttgctctctttctaatacttgattccatacttccaatagtcaattatgattcaaaaatcagctacaatacataaaatatgctgaaatacaaaaacataataaagataatgtattatttacatacaaacttacacactttctcatttccatgtcgaattaatattgaacatttaaatcatcataattatacttactttcaacacctcagcaatcatagtaaatatatcaatttgacattgaaacatgcataaattaatgcttattatacatatgaacttacctcgatactaaaacgatcattttaccaactttcctgatttttgatttttctccaattctagattcaaatctcattttctgggatctaaaacatcatattttacttatttaattaatttactattcaaaacagtccttaactcaaactttggaaaaattacaattttgcccctaaacttttgcatatttacacttttgcccctaggctcgggaattaaacttcatcccttattcttatgttttatgaaatgctgatcatttttcccctctatggaaacatcaaattcttactctaacacatagttatgaataataacaacttttaccgattaagccgttttactcatttttgcttaaaaccgcttagcaaaagttgtttaacataatttcagccttcatattctaccataaaaaatcaaaataaacacatttcacctatgggtatttttccaaatatgaaccctagcttaaatttttgctagaataagcttaatcaagttaccgggattccaaaatcgtaaagaacttgaaaaacggggctagaacggacttactattaagcttggaaagcttgaaaaccctagccatggcttcccccgtgctaattttggcctccatgaaaaagatgagtcaattttggacttattttccctttctatttcttttaattaccaaatgactaaaatgccctt belongs to Gossypium arboreum isolate Shixiya-1 chromosome 7, ASM2569848v2, whole genome shotgun sequence and includes:
- the LOC108470871 gene encoding acid phosphatase 1, which translates into the protein MARKIVLILALTCLCIGLAAADWNILNPIWNINARQDSLKNYCESWRINVELNNIREFDVVPQECVAHIKKYMTSSQYDADCQRAIEEVTLYLSRCCSLKGDGKDAWIFDVDDTLISTIPYFKKHGFGGEKVNSSSLEAWMEESKAPALDHTFKLFHDIKDRGMKIFLVSSRKETLRSPTVDNLINVGYHGWSRLFLRGFEDEYMHVEQYKSQVRKTLMDQGYRIWGIVGDQWSSLKGLPEAKRTFKLPNSIYYMS